One genomic window of Haliotis asinina isolate JCU_RB_2024 chromosome 4, JCU_Hal_asi_v2, whole genome shotgun sequence includes the following:
- the LOC137282277 gene encoding RNA-binding motif protein, X-linked 2-like, whose translation MNPLTNVRNIQKLNQTELQLGTVGKKSWHDQYKDSAWLFIGGLPYDLTEGDVICVFSQYGEIVHINLVRDKGTGKSKGYCFLCYEDQRSTVLAVDNLNSIKLLGRVIRVDHVENYKIPKEHGDEDEVTKRLREEGCAPKIQSSSSSEEEEPVVVKKAKKVKDPDKKAKKKKKKEKKKKKIVSESASSSEDERSHDRSQPVRTKKEKFDPGFVKQERQRVSPVDSFERDRRDGGGAFERDRRDGGGGFERDRRNGGRTFERDNRDGGGGYQRDRRDVGLDFARDRRDGGGAFERERRDVRGGFDREGDGDFHRDSGYRNGMNRSQDRRNERFDRGRDDRRDDVWRDRERDDFRQRRGDNSEDRFRGDHDRYQRDDRSRDKRGYDDRRR comes from the exons AAATGTCCGTAACATCCAGAAGTTGAACCAAACTGAGCTACAGCTTGGAACTGTTGGCAAGAAGTCATGGCATGACCAATATAAGGACAGTGCATGGCTCTTTATTGGTGGACTTCCCTATGACCTCACAGAGGGAGACGTAATCTGTGTCTTCTCCCA GTATGGAGAAATTGTTCACATAAACCTGGTACGAGACAAAGGAACTGGCAAGTCCAAGGGCTACTGCTTCCTCTGTTACGAGGATCAGCGCAGTACTGTACTGGCAGTAGACAACCTCAACAGCATTAAG CTCCTGGGGCGTGTCATCCGTGTCGACCACGTGGAGAACTACAAGATCCcaaaggaacatggagatgagGATGAAGTCACAAAGAGGCTGAGGGAAGAGGGATGTGCCCCAAAGAtccagtcatcatcatcatcagaagaaGAGGAACCAGTTGTTGTAAAGAAAGCCAAGAAAG TAAAAGATCCTGATAAGAAAgcgaagaagaagaaaaagaaagaaaagaaaaagaaaaagattgTATCAGAATCAGCTTCAAGTAGTGAGGATGAGAGGTCACATGATAGGAGTCAACCGGTCAGAACAAAGAAGGAAAAATTTGATCCTGGGTTTGTCAAACAGGAAAGACAAAGAGTTTCTCCAGTGGACAGCTTCGAGCGAGACAGGAGAGATGGGGGTGGAGCCTTTGAGAGAGATAGGCgagatgggggtgggggttttGAGAGAGACAGGCGAAATGGAGGCCGAACCTTTGAAAGAGACAACCGAGATGGTGGTGGTGGCTATCAGAGAGACAGACGAGATGTGGGTTTGGACTTTGCAAGAGACAGGCGAGATGGGGGTGGGGCATTCGAAAGGGAAAGGCGAGATGTCCGTGGGGGTTTCGACAGAGAAGGTGATGGAGACTTTCATAGAGATTCTGGGTACAGAAATGGAATGAACAGATCACAAGATAGGAGAAATGAGAGATTTGATAGAGGGAGGGATGACAGGAGAGATGATGTttggagagacagagagagggacGACTTCAGGCaaagaaggggagataactctgaggATCGATTCCGAGGTGATCATGACAGATATCAGCGAGATGACAGGAGTCGAGATAAAAGAGGATATGATGATCGAAGGAGGTGA